In Humulus lupulus chromosome 7, drHumLupu1.1, whole genome shotgun sequence, the following are encoded in one genomic region:
- the LOC133792285 gene encoding uncharacterized protein LOC133792285, which translates to MEVAYNNSYHKSIKMVSYEALYGRKCRSPIHWHEAGERRFLVGDKVLLKVALLKGALCFGKKGKLSPRYIRPFEIVEKIGMVAYRLALPPALARVHDVFHVPILRKYVEDLSHVLSYGQLEVDPKLCYEEKPERILDHKDKVMCNKNIPMVKVQWCNHGVEEATWEPEDWMRELYP; encoded by the exons ATGGAGGTcgcttacaacaatagctaccacaAATCTATTAAGATGGTGTCGTATGAAGCCCTGTATGGGCGAAAGTGTCGATCCCCGATTCATTGGCACGAAGCCGGTGAAAGAAGATTCTTGG TTGGAGATAAGGTGCTTCTGAAGGTAGCTCTGTTGAAGGGAGCTCTATGTTTTGGTAAGAAAGGAAAACTGAGTCCAAGATATATTAGACCTTTTGAGATAGTAGAGAAAATCGGTATGGTCGCCTACCGATTAGCTCTTCCACCTGCATTGGCTCGAgtacatgatgtattccatgtaccTATACTAAGGAAATATGTTGAAGACCTCAGTCATGTACTTAGTTATGGACAGTTGGAAGTGGATCCGAAGCTGTGTTATGAGGAGAAACCGGAGAGGATTTTGGATCATAAGGATAAGGTGATGTGTAATAAGAATATACCCATGGttaaggtgcagtggtgtaaccatggggTTGAAGAAGCAACATGGGAACCCGAAGATTGGATGAGAGAGTTATACCCGTAG